In Labeo rohita strain BAU-BD-2019 chromosome 16, IGBB_LRoh.1.0, whole genome shotgun sequence, one DNA window encodes the following:
- the pard6ga gene encoding par-6 family cell polarity regulator gamma a: MNRALRKSQSLRCCSVLEVKSKYGAEFRRFSLDRFEPGRYKDFHRLIVRLHHLWRMDVLIGYADVQGDLLPINNDDNFCKAVTSTQSLLRIFIQLQEEADQDLPVAEDTIKRKKPVSQRKSPFQISMPQNFRPVSSIIDVDILPECHRRVRLYRQGSDRPLGFYIRDGTTVRVTPYGLEKVPGIFISRIVPGGLAACTGLLAINDQVLEVNGIEVMGKSLDQVTDMMIANSHNLIITVKPANQHNNIRRKSCISSSSGHYFDSTHSISYPGLPMIMKAYGFGNGSESEEDVDVVLESPIKHRSRHSGASSSSYSSQPHVNTSYRPQVSARHPNSLISAAAYHSQPCLAYTAHTDHSVPLHRNRTSQQHFACNPAIRKGSSSTHDILDTWHVDLSRHLQLPQGAMEEDGIVVIL, encoded by the exons TATGGTGCAGAATTCAGGAGGTTTTCCCTGGACCGCTTTGAGCCTGGCAGGTATAAAGACTTCCACAGGCTCATTGTGCGTTTACATCACTTATGGCGAATGGATGTCCTTATCGGCTATGCGGATGTCCAAGGTGACCTGCTGCCCATCAATAACGATGACAACTTTTGCAAAGCTGTGACCTCCACACAATCTTTACTGCGTATCTTCATTCAGCTTCAAG AGGAAGCTGACCAGGATCTCCCAGTTGCCGAAGACACAATAAAGCGAAAGAAACCTGTCAGCCAGAGAAAATCACCATTTCAGATCAGCATGCCACAAAACTTCCGCCCTGTTTCTTCCATCATTGACGTTGACATCTTACCAGAATGTCATCGAAGAGTACGTCTATACCGCCAGGGCTCGGACAGACCTCTTGGCTTCTACATTCGCGACGGTACCACTGTCAGGGTTACTCCTTATGGTCTGGAAAAGGTTCCGGGCATCTTTATCTCACGCATAGTACCTGGTGGACTGGCGGCTTGCACGGGACTGCTGGCCATCAATGACCAGGTCCTGGAAGTGAATGGTATTGAGGTTATGGGGAAGTCTTTGGATCAGGTAACCGACATGATGATCGCCAACAGCCATAATCTCATCATCACAGTGAAACCTGCAAACCAGCATAACAACATAAGGAGAAAAAGCTGCATTTCCTCAAGTTCGGGACACTATTTTGATAGTACGCACTCTATAAGTTATCCAGGGCTGCCTATGATAATGAAAGCTTATGGTTTCGGTAATGGCTCTGAGAGTGAAGAAGATGTAGACGTGGTTCTAGAGAGCCCCATCAAACACCGGTCCCGACATTCGGGTGCTTCATCCAGCTCTTATTCTTCTCAGCCACATGTTAATACTTCATACAGGCCTCAAGTTTCTGCCAGACATCCCAACTCGCTCATTTCAGCAGCGGCCTATCATTCTCAGCCTTGCCTCGCCTATACAGCTCACACTGACCATAGCGTCCCTCTTCACAGGAATCGGACCTCCCAACAGCATTTTGCCTGTAATCCAGCCATCAGAAAGGGAAGCTCCAGTACCCATGATATTCTAGACACATGGCACGTAGATCTGAGTCGCCATTTACAGTTGCCCCAGGGGGCAATGGAGGAAGATGgaattgttgttattttgtaa